AATCATAAAGAATCGTGTGTCTTATCTAGAATGCAATGGCTGGAAACTAAGGGTGCAATTGGCTTGTTTTTTCAAACTATAAAATGAGAAGATAACTAAAAATAACAGTACTGTGGTATGACAGTATTCCTTGTGTAGAACTCTGGTGGCCTGGAATCAATTGTCGATACTTATGTCAGACTGTCATAGTGATCTCACCTGTGTAAGCTAGATGTGGGCAGCAAGCGAGCAAATTACTGAATGATGCACTGGCTGGATTGAGGCCAAGGTGTTGAAGCTCACAGAAACCatatggctgttgactgagctGATATCTATCAGCACTCTTATGTCTTATGTCGATTCCTTTCCCTGATTTAGTACTTgcagtgtgtgtacatctgtctGACAATACCAGAAGCACACAGTTGTTTCAGTTGTGCTCTGAAAATCTCAAATGTGCTGTAAATATAGCCACAAGTGAAACAAAAATGTAACTGAAATAGTAGTAGTTAGTAACTAAATTTAAAAGAAAATTTAAAAGAAAACTGCCATGTAAAAATGTGTTAAGACTTCAAAACAGTTGCAAGCAACCAACCCAACcacaaatcaaacaaaaaatacatgtttcGAGGAAATTATTAAAATAGGCCCGCCACCGATGGCACTTTAATATGCATTAATATGCAGATAATATATGTTACACCGAACGGAATggaaactttttttaaaaaatctgtttcCTCTCCTGACAAGCTCAAAGCTTGAATTCAAACATAGCTGGTAGTAGCACCTCAGACTACTAGCAGTggaatttggatttttttaccAAATAAAATGTTATGCCATACCGAGACTGTCCTACTTACCGCATATATACATTGCAGATATTGATTACACAGTCATCGGATTTTAAAATAGTCATACCCATCATAGCATCCTTTAAGAGAAGCTGTCAATCACACTGGTAACCTGAGGATGGACCCTTTTCCTGTTACAGTTGAACAGACAGACTGCCCTCCCATGGCGGTAGCGCTTAGAGAGCAGCACATACAACACCGGGTTGACACACGGGTGCAGATACTGCAGCACCGTGCAGGTGAAGTAGAACATCTCCCAAGATTGTCCGTGACGGTACAGGCCCAGATAAAGACACAGCTCCAGTATGTAGCCTGGTAACCAGCACACGGTGAATGTCCCAGCGGCCAGGAAAACCATGAGGGAAGCCCGCCGAGTGTTGCGAGCACTGGCCACCGACATCACAGGGCTCTTATGTAAAAACAGCGTGAGACGGACATAATTAACTGCAATGACTAGCATTGGCACAAAGTAGTAGAGGACAAACTGGCTTAGCACCACCTGGTAATGATGCTCATGGATGGTGGGTAAGCAAATGCTGACATTGTTCATACTTGGGCCGAGGTTTTCCTTGGTGGCGAAGATCCGCAGTGGTAGGCTGATGAAGAAGCTGAGAGCCCACACCAGAACAAACATCAGGACCACCAAGTCCATGGTGAGGGGCTGGTAAGGGTTAGTGATGATCATGGCTCTGGCCACTGACACCGCACACAGAGAGTATGTGCTGGCCGCTAGCAGGAAGGCCAGCAGGAACTGATAGACCTGGCAGGAGGTGTCCCCCAGGGGCCAGGAGAAACTGACCGCTGAGTGCAGAGTGAAGGGAATGAGTAGCAGGGTGAAGAAGTCAGCAAGGGCCATGCTGAGCAGCAGGATGTCCAGACGATTTTTTCTCAGCGTGTTGTACTTGGCAAAGAGGGAGAAAACCAGCAGGTTGGCAAAGAAACCCATTCCTAATATCACTCCACAGGTGCAGGCAAAGATCACGGCATATGTGTTGTATGCCTGATGTCAGCAGCAGACGTAATAAAGCAAAAACGTGAAAGAACAAGTAAGACTTTAAATTGATTAGTATAAAACATTAACAATAACATTAAGTAGacatacatttaa
This DNA window, taken from Alosa sapidissima isolate fAloSap1 chromosome 11, fAloSap1.pri, whole genome shotgun sequence, encodes the following:
- the LOC121724125 gene encoding galanin receptor 2a, which encodes MAAYNTYAVIFACTCGVILGMGFFANLLVFSLFAKYNTLRKNRLDILLLSMALADFFTLLLIPFTLHSAVSFSWPLGDTSCQVYQFLLAFLLAASTYSLCAVSVARAMIITNPYQPLTMDLVVLMFVLVWALSFFISLPLRIFATKENLGPSMNNVSICLPTIHEHHYQVVLSQFVLYYFVPMLVIAVNYVRLTLFLHKSPVMSVASARNTRRASLMVFLAAGTFTVCWLPGYILELCLYLGLYRHGQSWEMFYFTCTVLQYLHPCVNPVLYVLLSKRYRHGRAVCLFNCNRKRVHPQVTSVIDSFS